In Gemmata obscuriglobus, a single genomic region encodes these proteins:
- a CDS encoding DUF1592 domain-containing protein codes for MVLRPVLLALLGTATAGSLAAGLLLARGEQASATARDALPVREPVNLDGFAGAEAFVRAAPPAQPEDPAFKDKVLPFLQKYCVDCHKGEKAKGGLALDGYVSEAAARKDRKNWSAIQHTISSGEMPPKASKKPQPTKDEKEFVVEWIASSLTRVNCSPDVPKDPGRVTIRRLNRAEYNNTIRDLCGVDFKPAEEFPSDDVGYGFDNIGDVLSFQPILLEKYLAAAEKILGTALNIPEPPKSAKQTYRPQNILATPRDAKSKDPGVKIVFKSEGQGFLEKFNFSAEGEYLVRFRGWGSNVGGAHPKVTVRVGGEDVKTFTVDGEPGKAKTYEAPVKVRAGEKRVAVAFTNGFEDKNEKKVREFGLELIEIEGPFNPVPPPDSASVRQLLIARPGAGVDARAAAETVLTNFTRRAYRRPVKPDEVARLLKLFDLATKQGEPFHVALKLPMKAVLVSPHFLYRIEDDPKNANDVRTLNDFEFATRLSYFLWSSMPDEELFRLAAKGELRKPATLEAQVKRMLTDPKAKALSENFAGQWLQLRNLKTLSPDKGFFPGWDDQLRNAMVGEVEAFFEYVVRNDRPVLDFLDADYTFVNGRLAEHYGLKDVKGAEFRKVTLPDVRRGGIITMASTLTVTSNPTRTSPVKRGKWILENVLGTPPPPAAPDVPELPPTGQLKGTLREQMEQHRANPSCATCHAKLDPLGFGLENFDGIGGWRALDNKKPVDASGELPGGLKFNGPAELRKVLLGKADQFRTCFAEKLLTFGLGRGLEYYDKCALDEITKASKESGDKFSAMVLAVVKSDPFQKRKGKRSE; via the coding sequence ATGGTGCTGCGCCCCGTTCTTCTCGCGCTGCTCGGTACCGCGACCGCGGGCAGTCTCGCCGCCGGGTTGCTCCTCGCGCGCGGCGAACAGGCGAGCGCTACCGCCCGCGACGCCCTCCCGGTGCGCGAACCGGTCAACCTTGATGGTTTCGCCGGGGCCGAAGCGTTCGTCCGCGCCGCGCCGCCGGCCCAGCCCGAAGACCCCGCGTTCAAGGACAAAGTTCTCCCGTTCCTCCAGAAGTATTGCGTCGACTGCCACAAGGGCGAGAAGGCCAAGGGCGGTCTGGCGCTCGACGGCTACGTGTCCGAGGCCGCCGCACGCAAGGACCGCAAGAACTGGAGCGCGATCCAGCACACCATCTCCTCCGGCGAGATGCCGCCGAAGGCGTCGAAGAAGCCCCAGCCGACGAAAGACGAGAAAGAGTTCGTCGTCGAGTGGATCGCGTCCTCGCTCACGCGGGTCAACTGCTCGCCGGACGTGCCCAAGGACCCGGGCCGGGTCACCATCCGGCGGCTGAACCGCGCCGAGTACAACAACACGATCCGCGACCTGTGCGGCGTGGACTTCAAGCCGGCCGAGGAGTTCCCGTCCGACGATGTTGGGTACGGGTTCGATAACATCGGCGACGTGCTCTCGTTCCAGCCCATTTTGCTGGAGAAGTACCTCGCGGCGGCCGAGAAGATCCTCGGCACCGCGCTCAACATCCCCGAGCCCCCGAAGAGCGCGAAGCAGACGTACCGCCCGCAGAACATCCTCGCCACCCCGCGCGACGCGAAGTCCAAGGACCCGGGCGTGAAGATCGTCTTCAAGTCGGAGGGGCAGGGGTTCCTGGAGAAGTTCAACTTCTCCGCCGAGGGCGAGTACCTGGTCCGGTTCCGCGGGTGGGGCTCGAACGTCGGCGGCGCCCACCCCAAGGTGACCGTGCGGGTGGGCGGTGAGGACGTGAAGACGTTCACGGTGGACGGCGAACCGGGCAAGGCCAAGACCTACGAAGCGCCGGTAAAGGTCCGGGCCGGCGAGAAGCGCGTCGCGGTCGCCTTCACCAACGGGTTCGAGGACAAGAACGAGAAGAAGGTCCGCGAGTTCGGACTGGAGCTGATCGAGATCGAAGGGCCGTTCAACCCGGTCCCCCCGCCCGATTCGGCGTCCGTGAGGCAGCTCCTGATCGCCCGCCCCGGCGCCGGCGTTGACGCGCGTGCGGCGGCCGAGACGGTGCTGACCAACTTCACACGGCGCGCGTACCGCCGCCCGGTGAAGCCCGACGAGGTGGCGCGGCTGCTGAAGCTGTTCGACCTCGCGACCAAGCAGGGCGAGCCGTTCCACGTCGCGCTCAAGCTCCCGATGAAGGCGGTGCTGGTGTCCCCGCACTTCCTCTACCGCATTGAGGACGACCCCAAGAACGCGAACGACGTCCGCACGCTCAACGACTTCGAGTTCGCCACCCGGTTGAGCTACTTCCTGTGGTCCAGCATGCCCGACGAGGAGCTGTTCCGGCTCGCGGCCAAGGGCGAGCTGCGGAAGCCCGCGACCCTGGAGGCGCAGGTCAAGCGGATGCTGACGGACCCGAAGGCGAAGGCGCTGTCGGAGAACTTCGCGGGGCAGTGGCTCCAGTTGCGGAACCTGAAGACGCTGTCCCCGGACAAGGGCTTCTTCCCGGGCTGGGACGATCAGCTCCGGAACGCGATGGTGGGGGAGGTCGAGGCGTTCTTCGAGTACGTGGTGCGGAACGACCGGCCGGTGCTCGACTTCCTCGACGCGGACTACACGTTCGTGAACGGGCGGCTCGCGGAGCACTACGGCCTCAAGGACGTGAAGGGGGCCGAGTTCCGCAAGGTGACGTTGCCGGACGTCCGCCGCGGCGGCATCATCACGATGGCCAGCACCCTCACCGTGACCTCGAACCCGACCCGCACCAGCCCGGTGAAGCGCGGGAAGTGGATTCTCGAAAACGTGCTCGGCACGCCGCCCCCGCCGGCCGCCCCCGACGTGCCCGAGCTGCCGCCGACCGGTCAACTCAAGGGGACGCTCCGCGAGCAGATGGAGCAGCACCGGGCGAACCCGAGCTGCGCCACCTGCCACGCCAAACTCGACCCGCTCGGGTTCGGGCTGGAAAACTTCGACGGCATCGGCGGCTGGCGCGCCCTGGACAACAAGAAGCCGGTGGACGCGAGCGGCGAACTGCCCGGCGGGCTGAAGTTCAACGGCCCGGCCGAACTGCGCAAGGTGTTGCTGGGCAAGGCGGACCAGTTCCGGACGTGCTTTGCGGAGAAATTGCTTACCTTCGGCCTGGGCCGCGGGTTAGAGTATTACGATAAGTGCGCTCTGGACGAGATCACGAAGGCGTCGAAGGAGAGCGGGGACAAGTTCTCCGCCATGGTGCTAGCGGTCGTGAAGTCCGACCCATTCCAGAAACGGAAGGGCAAACGGAGCGAATAA